In Zingiber officinale cultivar Zhangliang chromosome 8B, Zo_v1.1, whole genome shotgun sequence, a single genomic region encodes these proteins:
- the LOC122013910 gene encoding protein trichome birefringence-like 38 yields the protein MAMTAAITVLAALSCSFWAVSAQQCDIYNGSWVRDDSYPLYDSASCPFIRREFDCQRYGRPDHDYLKFRWQPADCDLPKFDGENLLRRWAGKKVMLVGDSLTLNQYISLLCMVHAAVPNAVYNYTRGSDGTYTATFQEYNATVVYFLSHYLVDIVREEMGRVLKLNSMSSGAVWLTADFLVFNTGHWWYTKGASQSWDYIQDGQQIVKDMDRTEAFSHAMQTWANWVDSAVDPATKRLFFTGLSPSHYNGSEWGEPGRTCAGQTEPTSPSSFTGGSIPQQVIVNELLKVKAKQVKLLDISYLSQLRKDAHSSKYNGANFSNDCSHWCVAGLPDTWNQLFYAALIA from the exons ATGGCGATGACTGCGGCGATCACAGTCCTGGCGGCGTTATCGTGTTCTTTTTGGGCCGTCTCGGCCCAACAGTGCGACATCTACAATGGCAGCTGGGTTCGCGACGATTCCTACCCGCTCTACGACTCGGCGAGTTGCCCCTTCATTCGCCGGGAGTTCGACTGCCAGCGCTACGGCCGACCCGACCACGACTACCTCAAGTTCCGGTGGCAACCGGCCGACTGCGATCTCCCGAA gTTTGACGGTGAGAATCTGTTGAGGAGATGGGCAGGGAAGAAAGTGATGCTCGTCGGTGACTCTCTGACGCTGAATCAGTACATATCGTTGCTGTGCATGGTGCATGCGGCGGTGCCCAACGCCGTGTACAACTACACCAGAGGTAGCGATGGTACCTACACGGCGACATTTCAG GAATACAATGCGACGGTGGTCTATTTCTTGTCTCACTACTTGGTCGACATAGTAAGAGAGGAGATGGGGCGCGTGCTAAAACTGAACTCCATGAGCAGTGGCGCCGTTTGGCTCACGGCTGACTTCCTCGTCTTCAACACCGGTCATTGGTGGTATACCAAGGGGGCCTCTCAATC ATGGGATTACATTCAAGATGGGCAACAGATAGTGAAAGACATGGACAGGACTGAGGCCTTCTCCCATGCAATGCAAACCTGGGCCAACTGGGTCGACTCGGCAGTCGATCCTGCTACCAAACGCCTCTTCTTCACAGGCCTCTCTCCTAGCCATTACAA TGGATCAGAGTGGGGAGAACCAGGGAGGACTTGCGCCGGACAAACTGAGCCAACGAGTCCGTCGAGCTTCACCGGAGGTTCGATTCCGCAACAGGTCATAGTGAACGAGTTGCTGAAGGTGAAGGCGAAGCAGGTGAAGTTGTTGGACATTAGTTATCTCTCTCAGCTGAGGAAGGATGCTCATTCTTCCAAGTACAATGGCGCCAATTTCTCTAACGACTGCAGTCACTGGTGTGTGGCGGGGCTTCCGGATACTTGGAACCAGCTCTTCTACGCAGCACTCATCGCGTAA
- the LOC122014591 gene encoding inactive TPR repeat-containing thioredoxin TTL3-like → MSDHVGASVVGTQKLQSLDSISDRFHSALSMEANKPDFKDFPVLSSHASYHPTRPTASGNTTSSSSSSGSSISVSGKPSPLADSKKSDLSLDGRRSHSGELVLGPNDPIPGATNTKSSKPGHRRSGSVPLIYSGGSFSPSFSTGFGSSTSSASSPIANILPAGNIYPSGKIGKTTTMNRSGARTDTLGSGIGNYGHGNIVRGGTSAASSGKPMEAAVCNGVDPAVRRAMISSDPEEVKCVGNEQYRKGNFAEALKLYDRAIALCPDSAVSRSNRAAALTGLRRLGEAVKECEEALVLDPAFGRAHQRLATLLISLGQVENARKHLLLAGPQSDPVEFRKLQAVERHLDMCAEARKVGDWKSALKESDAAFTEGANASSLVMASKAEAHLRLHQLEEADMVISNVFKLDSVYSPSSNTKFFGMLANSYLYVVSAQVDMARGRFENAITAAQKARQVDPRNVEIYTLLNNTRAVSRARTLGNELFNSGKFAEASLAYGEGLKYDPANPVLYCNRAACRSKLGQWEKAVEDCNKVLSIQANYTKALLRRAASYSELERWSEAVRDYEALREQLPGDIEVAEALFHAQVGLKTSRGEEISNMKFGGEVEEIIGFEHFQQAISLPGVSVVYFMVGLNHNCNQITPFVDTLCRRFPYVNFLKVDASTVPVIVKAENVRTFPTFKIYKSGTKVKEMICPSHQVLEYSVRQYSS, encoded by the exons ATGTCCGACCACGTCGGCGCCTCCGTCGTCGGCACTCAGAAGCTGCAGTCATTGGACTCCATTTCGGACCGATTCCACTCAGCTCTAAGCATGGAGGCTAACAAGCCAGATTTCAAGGACTTCCCCGTCCTTAGCTCCCATGCTTCGTACCACCCGACGCGTCCCACAGCCAGCGGCAACACTACGAGCAGTAGCAGCAGCTCTGGCTCCTCTATCTCGGTGTCGGGGAAGCCCTCGCCTCTCGCAGACTCAAAAAAATCCGATCTTAGCCTAGATGGCAGACGTTCTCACTCCGGTGAGCTCGTCTTAGGGCCCAATGACCCAATTCCTGGTGCCACGAATACCAAGAGTTCCAAGCCCGGGCACCGTCGTTCCGGCTCTGTTCCACTTATCTACTCCGGTGGAAGCTTCTCACCTAGCTTCAGCACCGGTTTTGGATCCAGTACTTCCTCCGCGAGCTCTCCGATCGCTAATATCCTACCAGCAGGGAACATATACCCATCTGGGAAGATTGGCAAGACGACTACGATGAACCGGAGTGGGGCGAGGACCGACACTCTAGGGTCTGGAATTGGGAATTATGGCCATGGGAATATAGTGAGGGGTGGTACCAGTGCTGCGAGCAGTGGGAAGCCGATGGAAGCGGCAGTTTGCAATGGCGTGGATCCGGCAGTGAGAAGGGCGATGATAAGCAGTGATCCTGAGGAGGTCAAATGCGTGGGCAATGAACAGTATCGCAAAGGGAACTTTGCAGAGGCTTTGAAACTCTATGATCGGGCAATTGCATTGTGCCCGGATAGCGCAGTCAGCCGGAGCAACCGTGCTGCAGCGCTGACGGGCCTCCGGAGGTTAGGGGAGGCTGTAAAGGAGTGTGAAGAGGCATTGGTTTTGGATCCTGCATTCGGGCGGGCACACCAGAGGCTGGCAACGTTGCTTATAAG CTTAGGACAAGTTGAGAACGCTAGGAAACATCTCTTGTTGGCTGGCCCACAGTCTGATCCTGTTGAATTTAGGAAGCTTCAAGCAGTGGAAAGGCATTTGGACATGTGTGCAGAGGCCCGGAAGGTTGGAGATTGGAAGAGTGCACTTAAGGAGAGTGATGCTGCCTTCACTGAAGGAGCAAATGCTTCTTCATTG GTAATGGCTTCAAAAGCTGAAGCACATCTTCGACTTCATCAACTTGAGGAAGCTGATATGGTCATATCCAATGTATTCAAACTTGATAGTGTATATTCACCATCCTCAAATACTAAGTTTTTTGGTATGCTggcaaattcatatttgtatgtCGTCAGTGCCCAAGTGGACATGGCTCGAGGAAG GTTTGAAAATGCCATTACTGCTGCTCAAAAAGCAAGGCAGGTTGATCCCAGAAACGTGGAGATATATACATTATTGAACAACACGAGAGCTGTATCTCGAGCACGAACATTAGGCAATGAACTCTTTAACTCGGGAAAATTTGCGGAAGCGAGCTTAGCTTATGGGGAAGGACTCAAGTATGACCCTGCAAACCCTGTTCTTTACTGCAACCGAGCTGCTTGCCGTTCCAAACTTGGACAATGGGAAAAGGCTGTTGAGGATTGCAACAAAGTTCTCAGTATTCAAGCCAACTACACAAAAGCCCTTCTTAGACGGGCTGCCTCTTATTCAGAG CTTGAGAGATGGAGTGAAGCTGTTAGAGACTATGAGGCTCTCAGGGAGCAGCTTCCTGGTGATATTGAGGTTGCAGAAGCCCTTTTTCATGCTCAAGTCGGGCTAAAAACCTCTCGAGGGGAGGAAATCTCAAATATGAAATTTGGCGGGGAGGTTGAGGAAATTATAGGATTTGAGCATTTCCAGCAAGCCATCAGTTTGCCTG GAGTTTCTGTCGTCTACTTCATGGTGGGGCTCAACCACAACTGCAACCAGATCACCCCATTCGTCGATACATTGTGTAGAAGATTTCCGTATGTAAACTTTCTGAAG GTTGATGCGAGCACAGTGCCGGTCATTGTCAAGGCTGAGAACGTGAGGACTTTCCCTACGTTCAAGATCTACAAGAGCGGCACAAAAGTGAAGGAGATGATCTGCCCCAGTCACCAGGTATTGGAGTACTCCGTAAGGCAGTACAGTTCATAG